One genomic region from Dehalobacter restrictus DSM 9455 encodes:
- the dusB gene encoding tRNA dihydrouridine synthase DusB, with amino-acid sequence MKLGKYHLSEKPVFMAPMAGITDKAFREIIRLTGGKYVITEMISDKALLHHNAKTFKMLDLKGEEEPRIVQLFGSEPVPMARAAEIAETYGADIIDINMGCPTPKIVKNGEGASLLRNIPLAIEIVSEVVKAVRVPVTVKIRLGWDSSTIVALELAPMLEQAGVSMLTVHARTREQYYSGKADWEWISKIKARIGIPVIGNGDILSPEDALKMVQLTGCDGVMIARGALGNPWLIGRSQYYLDTETLPQEPDNREKLRILIQHFEKIIEYKGERTGVQEIRKHASWYIKGMRKAAEYRNQIMKIKSYQEMKTLFSGIYSMECPDH; translated from the coding sequence AGAAAAGCCTGTTTTTATGGCCCCGATGGCAGGGATAACGGATAAGGCCTTTCGGGAAATCATCCGGCTTACAGGCGGCAAATACGTCATAACGGAAATGATCAGCGATAAAGCCCTGCTGCATCATAACGCCAAGACATTTAAAATGCTTGATCTTAAAGGAGAAGAAGAACCCCGAATTGTTCAGCTTTTTGGATCTGAACCTGTCCCAATGGCCAGAGCAGCTGAAATAGCTGAAACATATGGAGCTGATATCATAGACATTAATATGGGATGTCCGACACCAAAGATTGTGAAAAATGGTGAAGGAGCATCCCTTCTTCGAAACATTCCGTTAGCGATAGAAATTGTCTCCGAAGTGGTAAAGGCTGTGAGGGTTCCTGTTACCGTTAAAATCCGCCTGGGATGGGATAGTTCCACTATCGTTGCGCTTGAACTGGCGCCAATGTTAGAGCAGGCAGGAGTCAGCATGCTGACAGTTCATGCCCGGACCAGAGAACAATATTATTCCGGCAAGGCTGACTGGGAATGGATCAGTAAAATTAAAGCAAGAATTGGCATACCTGTGATTGGGAATGGGGATATTCTATCTCCGGAAGATGCGCTGAAAATGGTTCAGCTTACCGGATGCGATGGAGTCATGATAGCGAGGGGAGCTTTAGGAAATCCGTGGCTGATTGGCAGATCCCAATATTATCTCGATACGGAAACACTTCCACAGGAACCTGACAATAGAGAAAAACTTAGAATACTTATTCAGCATTTTGAAAAGATTATTGAATATAAAGGCGAAAGAACCGGTGTACAGGAGATCCGCAAACACGCTTCCTGGTATATCAAGGGTATGAGGAAAGCAGCAGAGTACCGGAACCAGATCATGAAAATCAAAAGTTACCAAGAAATGAAGACGTTGTTTTCAGGCATTTACTCGATGGAATGCCCGGACCATTAA
- a CDS encoding IS1634 family transposase, whose translation MKLTLSKSKNATSLYVTKSIYVNGVHTSKMVEKLGTLAELEKKLNGEDPIEWAKKYIADLNQKEKEEQRDVLVKYSPSKIIARDEQRFFNGGYLFLQKIYHELGLHRICKELSTKYKFSFDLNSILSRLLYARIIFPASKLATLELSKKFIEQPNFELQHIYRALEIIAKEIDFIQSSLYNNSLKISKRNTGVLYYDCTNYFFEIEEEEGLKQYGASKEHRPNPIVQMGLFMDGDGIPIAIDLFNGNTNEQLTLRPLEKKILADFKLSKFIVCTDAGLASQKNREFNNEGERAFITTQSIKKLKKHLMEWALDSTGWKLFGERKSYDITELDENTDKDKVFYKERWIKENDLEQKLIVTFSLKYRNYQRKIRDSQIERARKTMASNPGKLKKCNANDYKRFIEKRYCTDDGEVADNELYSINTDLVAKEELFDGFYAVCTNLEDEAAAIIKVNQRRWEIEECFRIMKSEFKARPAYLSRDDRIKAHFTTCFMSLILYRFLEKKLEEKYTCSEIIQGLKDMNFFEVKGEGYIPTYTRTDFTDALHNIFGFRTDYQIVSTSQMKKILKSTKS comes from the coding sequence ATGAAACTTACGCTATCTAAATCTAAAAATGCCACATCGCTTTATGTTACGAAATCAATTTACGTGAATGGTGTACATACTTCAAAAATGGTCGAAAAACTGGGAACACTTGCTGAACTGGAAAAGAAACTAAACGGTGAAGATCCTATCGAATGGGCAAAAAAGTATATTGCAGATCTGAACCAAAAAGAAAAAGAGGAACAGCGGGATGTCTTAGTCAAATATTCTCCTTCCAAAATCATTGCTAGAGATGAACAGCGTTTCTTTAACGGCGGCTACCTTTTCCTTCAGAAAATATATCACGAGCTCGGGTTACATCGGATCTGCAAAGAACTCTCCACCAAATATAAATTTTCTTTTGATCTTAATTCAATTTTGTCCAGGCTGCTTTATGCCAGGATTATTTTCCCTGCCTCTAAGCTGGCAACCCTTGAGCTGTCCAAAAAATTTATTGAACAGCCCAATTTCGAGCTTCAACACATCTACAGGGCGCTTGAAATCATTGCTAAAGAAATTGATTTTATCCAGTCTTCCCTTTACAATAACAGTCTGAAAATTTCCAAACGCAATACCGGTGTGCTTTATTATGACTGTACGAATTATTTCTTTGAAATTGAGGAGGAAGAAGGCCTTAAGCAGTATGGGGCATCAAAAGAACACCGCCCAAATCCCATTGTCCAGATGGGGCTGTTTATGGACGGTGACGGTATTCCCATCGCTATTGATCTTTTTAATGGCAATACTAATGAGCAGCTGACGCTAAGACCTTTGGAGAAAAAAATCCTGGCTGATTTTAAACTTTCCAAGTTTATCGTCTGTACGGATGCCGGTCTCGCTTCTCAAAAGAACCGGGAATTCAATAACGAAGGCGAACGGGCTTTCATTACCACCCAATCAATAAAAAAACTGAAGAAACACCTCATGGAATGGGCACTGGATTCTACCGGTTGGAAACTTTTCGGTGAACGTAAAAGCTATGATATTACAGAACTTGATGAGAATACGGATAAAGATAAAGTTTTTTATAAAGAGCGCTGGATCAAAGAAAACGATCTGGAGCAGAAGCTTATTGTGACCTTTTCTTTGAAATACCGAAATTATCAGCGAAAAATCCGTGATTCCCAAATAGAACGTGCCCGAAAAACAATGGCTTCAAACCCGGGGAAGTTAAAGAAATGCAATGCTAATGATTATAAAAGATTTATTGAAAAAAGATACTGTACGGATGACGGTGAGGTAGCAGATAATGAATTGTACAGTATTAACACTGACCTGGTTGCCAAAGAAGAGCTGTTTGACGGTTTCTATGCCGTCTGTACTAACCTTGAAGACGAAGCAGCGGCAATCATCAAAGTGAACCAAAGGCGTTGGGAGATTGAAGAGTGTTTCCGAATTATGAAAAGCGAATTCAAAGCCCGACCAGCATACTTAAGCCGTGATGATCGAATAAAAGCACATTTCACCACGTGTTTTATGTCTTTGATCCTCTACCGTTTTCTTGAAAAGAAGCTTGAAGAAAAATATACCTGTAGCGAGATTATTCAAGGATTAAAGGATATGAATTTCTTTGAAGTTAAAGGTGAAGGTTATATTCCGACCTATACCAGAACCGATTTTACAGATGCTTTACACAATATCTTTGGTTTCCGTACCGACTATCAGATCGTCAGTACCAGTCAGATGAAAAAAATTCTCAAAAGTACAAAGTCATAA